One part of the Gemmatimonadaceae bacterium genome encodes these proteins:
- the trxB gene encoding thioredoxin-disulfide reductase: protein MSDSMSVMRQHEKVVIIGSGPAAWTAAIYAARANLDPVVYEGEASANMIPGGQLMWTTDIENFPGFPEPVNGQELMARMREQALRYGVRIVGEDISAVDFSGHPHLLTTNTGEGVQAMSVILATGARANWLGLPNELRLARSNGGVSACAVCDGALPAYRNKVLCVAGGGDSAMEEATYLTKFGSEVVIVHRRDKFRASKVMSDRVLANPKIRVAWNTKVVDVLGDTEITGLLVEDTQSGAQNIIECSGFFVAIGHTPNTDFLRGHIAMEPTGYVSTPEAWRTVTSVSGVFAAGDVMDSYYRQAITAAGSGCMAALEAERWLAHHHVPGAQSPVLETAEAPSLIGSSQANLT from the coding sequence GTGTCCGATAGCATGAGCGTCATGCGCCAGCACGAAAAGGTCGTCATCATTGGCAGCGGTCCCGCGGCCTGGACCGCGGCCATCTATGCTGCCCGCGCTAACCTCGATCCCGTGGTTTACGAAGGAGAGGCCTCCGCCAACATGATACCGGGCGGCCAACTGATGTGGACCACGGATATCGAAAATTTTCCTGGTTTCCCCGAGCCGGTCAACGGACAGGAACTGATGGCGAGGATGCGTGAACAGGCGCTGCGCTACGGCGTGCGAATTGTCGGCGAAGACATCAGCGCTGTCGATTTTTCCGGGCACCCGCACCTTCTTACCACCAACACGGGAGAAGGCGTTCAGGCGATGAGCGTCATCCTGGCCACCGGGGCGCGCGCGAACTGGCTCGGCCTCCCGAACGAGTTGCGCCTCGCCCGGTCGAACGGAGGCGTCTCGGCTTGCGCTGTTTGCGACGGAGCACTTCCGGCATACAGGAACAAGGTGCTCTGTGTGGCTGGCGGCGGAGATAGCGCAATGGAAGAGGCAACTTATCTCACCAAGTTCGGCAGTGAAGTCGTCATCGTGCACCGTCGCGATAAGTTCCGTGCGTCGAAGGTAATGTCCGACCGGGTGTTGGCGAACCCGAAGATCCGCGTCGCCTGGAATACAAAGGTCGTGGACGTGCTTGGTGACACGGAAATCACTGGCCTTCTGGTCGAGGACACGCAGTCTGGTGCTCAAAACATTATCGAGTGCAGCGGGTTCTTCGTTGCGATCGGTCACACTCCGAATACTGATTTTCTCCGCGGGCATATCGCGATGGAGCCAACAGGATACGTCAGCACTCCCGAGGCGTGGCGCACAGTCACGAGCGTGTCCGGAGTCTTCGCCGCGGGCGACGTGATGGATAGTTATTATCGTCAGGCAATCACCGCTGCGGGCTCGGGATGCATGGCGGCGCTCGAGGCCGAACGGTGGCTGGCCCACCATCACGTTCCCGGCGCGCAATCGCCGGTGCTCGAAACGGCCGAGGCGCCGTCGCTCATTGGAAGTTCCCAGGCAAATCTGACGTAA
- a CDS encoding Rrf2 family transcriptional regulator has protein sequence MRITTWAEYGVICALHLARRASIGPVTGREIAAQERLPADYVEQILLRLRRAGVITSTRGARGGYALARPPQEISIRAVIHASELETFDLHCVSHPVESDRCSASHSCSIRPVWVLLQTRIDDVLESVCLADLLEDEPAVRARVGLPILEHA, from the coding sequence ATGCGCATAACCACGTGGGCCGAGTATGGCGTTATCTGCGCGCTGCACCTGGCGAGGCGTGCTTCAATAGGCCCGGTGACTGGAAGGGAAATCGCGGCGCAGGAGCGCCTGCCCGCCGATTACGTGGAGCAGATTCTGCTGAGGCTGAGGCGCGCCGGTGTAATCACCAGCACCCGTGGCGCGCGTGGCGGGTATGCCTTGGCGAGACCCCCGCAGGAGATTTCCATTCGCGCAGTGATTCACGCCTCCGAGCTCGAGACGTTCGATCTTCATTGCGTGAGCCATCCGGTTGAATCCGACCGCTGCTCCGCGTCGCACAGTTGCAGCATACGGCCGGTATGGGTGCTGCTTCAGACGAGAATTGACGACGTGCTGGAGAGCGTTTGCCTGGCGGACTTGCTGGAGGACGAACCCGCGGTTAGAGCGCGGGTTGGCTTGCCGATACTGGAGCACGCCTAG
- a CDS encoding N-acetylmuramoyl-L-alanine amidase, with protein sequence MIAATILFLQVAVLPPQNLVIRQGATVKVVPVIGTVSGSYVRADLLAVALGGTVADAPNFHYRIRLGDTRLELTEGVPFIRADSVIVPIGLPPLRSGKTFLVPYQMVVAVIPRFATGFNYDVSTRELMMFSSVARRVIETPPSPSPVESAPPSSVEAPRSRTPRTGQRRMVVIDAGHGGPDNGMTGPIGGGPRIVEKQITLAVSRLVTQELRNTGVDVLMTRTTDTLIALSDRGRIANRNKADLFVSIHVNATGGRGAAAARERGYETYFLAEAKSEDARRVEQMENEAVKFETGSNAPKGDPLSFIINDMAQNEHLRESNDLAETIQEGFRRFHPGRDRGVQQANFAVLRGSYMPAVLVEIGFGTNSAEAEYLSDGVNQRQIATSVALAILDYLERYEARVGSGPR encoded by the coding sequence ATGATCGCCGCCACCATTCTTTTCTTGCAGGTAGCGGTTCTGCCGCCTCAAAATCTGGTAATCAGACAGGGCGCGACGGTGAAGGTCGTGCCTGTAATCGGCACCGTCAGCGGATCGTACGTTCGAGCCGACCTCCTCGCGGTGGCTCTGGGGGGAACGGTCGCAGACGCACCCAACTTTCATTACCGGATCAGGCTTGGCGATACCCGCCTCGAGCTTACCGAGGGTGTGCCGTTCATTCGTGCTGACTCGGTGATCGTGCCAATCGGGCTGCCACCGTTGCGGTCGGGAAAAACCTTTCTGGTACCGTATCAGATGGTGGTTGCGGTGATCCCGCGCTTTGCGACAGGATTTAATTACGACGTGAGCACGCGCGAGTTGATGATGTTCTCCAGTGTCGCGCGGCGTGTAATTGAGACACCCCCGTCCCCATCTCCGGTTGAGAGCGCGCCGCCTTCTTCCGTTGAGGCACCCCGTTCCCGCACCCCCCGAACCGGACAGCGGCGGATGGTCGTTATTGACGCCGGGCATGGAGGGCCGGACAATGGGATGACGGGACCGATCGGTGGCGGACCGCGGATCGTCGAAAAACAGATCACGCTTGCCGTTTCGAGGCTTGTCACCCAGGAGCTGCGCAACACCGGTGTGGACGTGCTGATGACGCGCACCACTGATACTCTGATTGCATTGTCTGACCGGGGCCGCATTGCCAACCGCAACAAGGCAGACCTGTTTGTGTCGATTCACGTGAATGCTACGGGCGGGCGTGGGGCGGCCGCGGCGCGGGAGCGTGGCTACGAGACTTACTTTCTCGCCGAGGCGAAAAGCGAAGACGCGCGTCGCGTCGAGCAGATGGAGAACGAGGCCGTAAAGTTCGAGACTGGCTCCAATGCGCCGAAGGGCGATCCGCTGAGTTTCATCATCAACGACATGGCGCAGAACGAGCACCTTCGCGAATCAAATGATCTCGCCGAGACAATCCAGGAGGGTTTTCGGCGCTTCCATCCCGGCCGCGACAGGGGCGTCCAGCAGGCGAACTTTGCGGTTCTTCGCGGCTCGTACATGCCGGCAGTGTTGGTAGAGATAGGTTTTGGCACCAATTCCGCGGAGGCGGAATACCTGAGCGACGGCGTGAATCAGCGTCAGATCGCGACGAGTGTGGCGCTTGCGATTCTCGACTATCTGGAGCGCTACGAAGCGCGAGTCGGAAGCGGCCCTCGGTGA
- a CDS encoding SDR family oxidoreductase, which yields MILAGKIAMVTGGGRRIGRALAVALGGEGMRVAVHHHASPAEAAQTVAMIESAGGSGAVFQSDLTDSGAPAQLVSAVVSELGGIDVVVNSAAVMQRTPVGEVTTDEWDSMFALNLRAPFFISQAAAQSMPAGSAIINISDLAAYETWPAYIPHAISKAAVVKMTESLARALAPDIRVNCIAPGAVLLPEEWDADAGGRFAATTPLARLGDPADVVEAMLYLLRADYVTGETLVVDGGRRIRK from the coding sequence GTGATACTCGCGGGAAAGATCGCAATGGTGACCGGTGGCGGGCGCAGAATCGGCCGTGCTCTTGCCGTTGCGCTCGGTGGGGAGGGAATGCGAGTCGCTGTCCATCATCACGCGTCGCCGGCTGAAGCTGCTCAAACCGTCGCAATGATCGAAAGCGCTGGAGGTTCCGGAGCCGTGTTTCAGAGTGATCTCACCGATAGCGGCGCACCCGCTCAACTGGTCAGCGCGGTGGTCTCCGAATTGGGCGGGATCGACGTGGTCGTCAATTCGGCGGCGGTCATGCAACGAACGCCTGTGGGAGAAGTGACCACAGACGAGTGGGACAGCATGTTCGCGCTCAACCTGCGCGCACCATTTTTTATCTCGCAGGCAGCGGCGCAGTCCATGCCGGCGGGAAGCGCGATTATTAACATCTCCGATCTTGCCGCCTACGAAACGTGGCCTGCCTACATACCGCACGCGATTTCCAAGGCGGCAGTCGTCAAAATGACGGAATCACTGGCTCGGGCCCTTGCACCAGATATAAGAGTCAACTGCATTGCGCCAGGTGCGGTACTTCTGCCCGAAGAGTGGGACGCCGATGCGGGCGGACGTTTCGCGGCCACTACACCGCTCGCGCGGCTGGGTGACCCTGCTGACGTTGTTGAAGCGATGTTGTATCTGCTCCGGGCGGATTATGTCACCGGCGAGACGCTGGTAGTCGACGGCGGCCGCAGAATCAGGAAATGA
- a CDS encoding dihydrolipoamide acetyltransferase family protein: MALVDIIMPQMGESIAEGTLSKWLKKVGDEIKRDEPIFEISTDKVDAEIPAASAGTLAEILVKEGETVAVQTVVGRVETEKGATIVAAGVAGETAKSASVASAASTPTLAPPKGEFTAGPSADARPSVPPAAPTAPSGNGNSFEERIRTRSSPLVRRIAAEHGLDVAALQGTGVSGRVTRKDILGFIESGAAQVAPATSMHAPGGADTHGPVPQPWPGDRVEAMSKMRGLISDHMVASRRTSAHVTSFMEVDFTRVARIRARKRAEFEAANGQKLTFMPFIISSVVKAIQAFPIMNSSVAGKNVIYRKPVNIGVAVALDWGLIVPVIRNAENLSLGGITRALNDLAGRARAKKLSPEEVQDGTFTITNPGVFGSLMGTPIINQPQVAIMGVGTIEKRPKVITGADGEDTIAIRTCAYFSISFDHRIVDGAIADQFLAFVKATIEEFPESGV; encoded by the coding sequence TTGGCGCTTGTAGACATAATCATGCCGCAGATGGGAGAGTCTATTGCTGAGGGGACTCTTTCGAAGTGGCTAAAGAAGGTCGGTGACGAGATCAAGCGCGACGAGCCGATCTTCGAGATCTCCACGGATAAAGTGGACGCGGAGATACCGGCGGCTTCGGCGGGAACGCTTGCCGAGATTCTGGTGAAGGAAGGCGAGACGGTTGCCGTTCAGACGGTGGTTGGGCGTGTCGAGACGGAGAAGGGGGCTACAATAGTGGCTGCCGGCGTGGCAGGTGAGACTGCGAAATCCGCCAGCGTAGCAAGTGCCGCCTCAACTCCGACGCTCGCCCCCCCCAAGGGGGAGTTTACCGCCGGCCCGTCCGCGGACGCACGCCCGTCCGTTCCGCCAGCAGCCCCAACAGCCCCATCAGGCAACGGAAACTCCTTCGAAGAACGAATTCGCACTCGCTCGTCACCACTCGTGCGAAGAATTGCCGCCGAGCACGGCCTCGATGTCGCCGCGCTCCAGGGGACGGGCGTCTCCGGGCGGGTGACCCGCAAGGACATCCTCGGATTCATCGAGTCCGGCGCCGCTCAAGTCGCACCGGCAACATCGATGCACGCTCCTGGCGGCGCCGACACCCACGGTCCTGTGCCGCAGCCGTGGCCCGGCGACCGCGTCGAAGCCATGTCAAAAATGCGCGGTCTCATCAGCGACCATATGGTGGCCTCGCGCCGCACTTCCGCGCACGTGACATCGTTCATGGAGGTCGACTTCACCCGTGTCGCCCGCATCCGCGCACGCAAACGCGCCGAATTCGAGGCTGCCAACGGTCAAAAGCTCACCTTCATGCCGTTCATCATTTCCAGTGTCGTGAAAGCAATTCAGGCCTTTCCGATAATGAATTCGTCGGTCGCGGGGAAAAATGTTATCTATCGCAAGCCCGTCAATATCGGTGTCGCAGTCGCGCTGGACTGGGGCCTCATCGTTCCCGTCATCAGGAACGCCGAAAATCTTTCGCTCGGCGGAATCACGCGAGCGCTGAACGACCTCGCAGGTCGAGCGCGCGCCAAAAAACTGTCGCCGGAAGAGGTGCAGGACGGAACATTCACTATCACAAATCCGGGCGTCTTCGGATCGCTGATGGGCACGCCGATAATCAACCAGCCGCAGGTCGCGATTATGGGCGTCGGCACAATCGAGAAGCGGCCAAAGGTCATCACAGGCGCCGATGGTGAAGACACCATCGCCATTCGCACCTGTGCGTATTTTTCAATTTCTTTCGATCATCGTATCGTCGACGGCGCAATTGCCGATCAGTTCCTTGCGTTCGTCAAGGCGACAATAGAGGAATTTCCCGAAAGCGGAGTTTAG
- a CDS encoding PHP domain-containing protein gives MSSSVSATVSPGEVDLHMHSTASDGSLPPSQVVRAAHAAGLAAIALTDHDTLAGLEEATAEGGALGVRVVPAVELSAHDGNREIHILALHISNHALIESRLLGFRQARETRAALIVQRLGQMQIPIPLEMVMEEAAGGAVGRPHIARAMVRTGIVSDQREAFDQYLAAGRPGFVEKERLEIREAIELAHAAGGLAIWAHPGSEGRRSRVEPLAALGLDGLEVLHPSHKVEDIKRLGALADFLGLVASGGSDWHGATGGYRSIGCMHIPGAWLSIQDQLVARRSGGAETGVARGRDLPPVASIRESGVVL, from the coding sequence GTGAGCAGTAGCGTTTCGGCGACCGTTTCGCCGGGCGAAGTCGATCTTCATATGCATTCGACAGCCTCCGACGGATCGCTCCCGCCGTCGCAGGTCGTCCGGGCGGCCCACGCTGCCGGTCTCGCTGCCATCGCGCTCACCGATCACGACACGCTTGCCGGGCTCGAAGAAGCAACCGCTGAGGGTGGTGCACTCGGCGTTCGCGTCGTGCCCGCCGTTGAGCTCAGCGCTCACGACGGGAACCGCGAGATCCATATTCTCGCACTTCACATATCGAACCACGCACTCATCGAATCGCGGCTGTTGGGTTTCCGTCAGGCGAGAGAAACACGCGCCGCCCTCATCGTCCAGCGGCTAGGGCAAATGCAGATTCCTATACCGCTTGAGATGGTCATGGAAGAGGCAGCGGGCGGCGCGGTGGGACGGCCGCACATTGCGCGGGCAATGGTGCGAACCGGCATCGTCAGCGATCAGCGGGAAGCATTCGACCAGTATCTCGCCGCTGGCCGGCCCGGATTCGTGGAGAAGGAGCGTCTCGAGATCCGCGAGGCGATCGAGCTCGCCCATGCCGCGGGAGGACTGGCAATATGGGCTCATCCCGGAAGCGAGGGACGGCGGTCCCGCGTCGAGCCGCTCGCGGCGCTTGGGCTTGATGGGCTGGAGGTTCTTCACCCAAGCCACAAGGTCGAGGACATAAAGCGACTCGGCGCACTTGCAGATTTTCTCGGCCTGGTTGCCAGCGGCGGGTCGGATTGGCACGGAGCCACCGGCGGCTATCGGTCCATCGGCTGCATGCACATTCCCGGAGCATGGCTTTCTATTCAGGATCAGCTTGTTGCCCGACGTAGCGGCGGAGCAGAAACCGGGGTCGCGCGCGGTCGCGATCTGCCCCCTGTGGCATCGATCCGAGAGTCGGGCGTCGTGCTGTGA
- a CDS encoding alpha-ketoacid dehydrogenase subunit beta — protein MAEITYLDAIREALFEEMERDPNVFCLGEDIGAYGGAFKVTEGLQAKFGEARVIDTPISEIAIIGAAAGAAHMGMRPVCEMQFIDFISCGYDMLTNYVATARYRAMLPCPMVVRGPSGGYVRGGPFHSQNPEAAFLHTPGLKMVYPATASDAKGLMKAAIRDEDCVLFFEHKYLYRRIKEEMPAGDHVVPIGKARMARDGTDVSIVTYAATVWKSLEAAEQLEREDGLSVEVLDLRSLAPMDDDAIVATVKKTNRVLIVHEDTRTGGVAGEITARINELAFEWLDAPILRVTAADVPLPYSPPLEDYVLPQTADIVKAVRRLAAY, from the coding sequence ATGGCTGAGATTACGTACCTCGACGCGATTCGGGAGGCGCTGTTCGAAGAGATGGAGCGCGATCCGAATGTATTCTGTCTCGGAGAAGACATCGGCGCGTACGGGGGAGCGTTCAAGGTGACGGAGGGCCTCCAGGCGAAATTCGGAGAAGCGCGGGTGATCGACACGCCGATATCAGAGATCGCGATTATCGGAGCGGCCGCCGGTGCAGCGCATATGGGGATGCGCCCGGTCTGCGAGATGCAGTTCATCGACTTCATTTCGTGCGGCTATGACATGTTGACGAATTACGTGGCGACTGCACGGTACCGTGCAATGTTGCCGTGCCCGATGGTCGTTCGCGGACCAAGCGGCGGATATGTGCGCGGCGGGCCGTTTCATTCGCAGAATCCTGAAGCCGCATTTCTGCACACGCCGGGCCTCAAGATGGTCTATCCGGCGACCGCGAGTGACGCCAAGGGCCTCATGAAGGCGGCGATTCGCGACGAGGATTGCGTCCTGTTTTTCGAGCACAAGTATCTCTACCGGCGGATCAAGGAAGAGATGCCCGCTGGAGATCACGTCGTGCCAATAGGCAAGGCGAGAATGGCGCGTGATGGGACCGACGTATCGATCGTGACTTATGCAGCAACCGTATGGAAGTCTCTCGAGGCTGCTGAGCAGCTCGAGCGTGAAGACGGCCTGTCGGTGGAGGTGCTGGATCTTCGGTCGTTGGCGCCAATGGATGATGACGCCATCGTGGCGACGGTGAAGAAAACAAACCGCGTTCTGATCGTACACGAGGATACGCGAACGGGCGGCGTGGCCGGAGAGATCACTGCCCGCATCAACGAGCTTGCTTTTGAATGGCTTGATGCGCCGATCCTGCGCGTTACAGCCGCTGACGTTCCTCTGCCGTATTCGCCTCCGCTCGAGGACTACGTTCTGCCTCAGACGGCCGACATCGTGAAGGCTGTGCGTCGGCTGGCGGCGTACTGA
- a CDS encoding dihydroorotate dehydrogenase — protein MNSRPHSLGVAAAGLSFQNPVVLAAGTAAYGRELAGVMNLDALGGIVTKAVSVESRNGAPSPRVAEFDGGMINAVGLANPGLDAARRDDMPWLAANIRNARVIVNVVGSAVEDFSTVVAGLEDAARIDAYELNVSCPNVRAGGLEFGADNATLSALIARARRETRRPLFVKLSPTLSNIADAARVAADAGADGLSLINTIPGLVVDVATRRPALGFGTGGVSGAGLLPVGVLAVWKVSRAVRLPLLGIGGVMKGTDAIQYILAGASLVGVGTAALRDPRAPERIAGEIGDWCASNSVSSLTEIVGALQWPT, from the coding sequence GTGAATTCCAGGCCGCACTCGCTCGGCGTAGCTGCGGCTGGACTTTCCTTTCAGAATCCAGTAGTGCTTGCGGCGGGCACGGCGGCGTATGGCCGTGAACTCGCCGGAGTGATGAATCTCGACGCACTTGGCGGAATTGTCACCAAGGCGGTGAGCGTGGAATCCCGGAATGGCGCGCCGTCGCCGCGAGTCGCCGAGTTTGATGGTGGGATGATCAACGCCGTGGGTCTGGCAAATCCGGGACTCGACGCAGCGCGTCGCGACGACATGCCCTGGCTCGCCGCAAACATTCGAAACGCGCGAGTGATAGTAAATGTCGTTGGGAGTGCAGTCGAGGATTTCAGCACGGTGGTTGCTGGCCTCGAGGATGCCGCCCGTATCGACGCATACGAGCTCAACGTGAGCTGTCCGAACGTAAGGGCCGGCGGTCTGGAATTTGGCGCCGACAATGCGACGTTGTCGGCGCTGATTGCGCGCGCGCGGCGCGAAACAAGGCGCCCGTTGTTTGTGAAGCTGTCACCCACACTGTCGAACATCGCGGACGCGGCTCGCGTTGCGGCCGATGCGGGCGCCGACGGCCTTTCGCTCATCAACACCATACCGGGGCTGGTGGTCGACGTTGCGACTCGTCGCCCCGCGCTGGGATTCGGAACTGGGGGCGTCAGCGGAGCGGGATTGTTGCCGGTGGGCGTCCTGGCAGTGTGGAAGGTCAGTCGGGCAGTGCGATTGCCGCTGTTGGGAATTGGAGGAGTGATGAAAGGCACAGATGCAATTCAGTACATTCTCGCCGGAGCAAGCCTGGTGGGGGTGGGCACCGCGGCGCTTCGCGACCCCCGGGCACCGGAGCGCATCGCTGGGGAAATCGGAGACTGGTGCGCCTCGAACTCTGTTTCCAGCCTGACTGAAATTGTCGGAGCGCTGCAATGGCCGACGTGA
- the smpB gene encoding SsrA-binding protein SmpB codes for MADTAEKTEREAIARNRRAKHDYQILDTWEAGIVLTGSEVKSLREGKANISDAYGIVKDGEVHLLNLHISPYEKASYFNHEPTRTRKLLLHRREIRKMIGAVERQGLTLVAMEIYFRNGKAKVALGLGRGKKLYDKRADEKKRDDERDMQRAVRVR; via the coding sequence ATGGCTGATACGGCAGAGAAGACAGAGAGAGAGGCGATTGCACGGAACCGACGCGCGAAACATGACTATCAGATACTTGACACGTGGGAAGCGGGGATTGTGCTGACCGGTAGCGAGGTGAAGTCGTTGCGTGAAGGCAAAGCGAATATTTCCGATGCGTACGGCATCGTGAAGGATGGCGAGGTTCATCTGCTGAACCTCCATATATCGCCGTATGAAAAGGCGAGCTACTTCAATCACGAGCCCACGCGGACGCGGAAGCTCCTGCTGCACCGGCGCGAGATTCGAAAGATGATCGGCGCCGTCGAGAGGCAGGGACTGACGCTTGTCGCGATGGAGATCTATTTCAGGAATGGCAAAGCAAAGGTCGCGCTGGGCCTCGGGCGCGGCAAAAAACTTTATGACAAACGAGCCGACGAAAAAAAGCGCGATGACGAGCGGGATATGCAGCGCGCGGTGAGAGTCCGATGA
- a CDS encoding MBL fold metallo-hydrolase has product MPMLLVTPITVGAFQENCYIVSDPDGPATAIVDPGSEGDRIIAEVEGSGRTPEAIWITHAHVDHLGAVAAIKRRWNVPIYLHPLDKPLYRVGGRQAEVYGVPYEEPPPPDREFAEGDALTLGGMILSVMHTPGHAPGHVVIHGHGSAIVGDCLFAGSIGRTDLPFANASHLETSLQRIAALPEETVVHPGHGEATTIGIERISNPFLNGSARIVRAR; this is encoded by the coding sequence ATGCCGATGTTGCTGGTCACGCCGATCACAGTTGGGGCGTTTCAGGAGAACTGTTACATCGTATCCGATCCGGACGGCCCGGCGACGGCAATCGTCGATCCCGGTAGTGAAGGCGACAGAATAATCGCCGAGGTCGAAGGATCGGGAAGGACGCCGGAGGCAATCTGGATCACCCACGCCCACGTCGACCATCTTGGCGCGGTTGCGGCCATCAAGCGTCGTTGGAACGTGCCCATCTATCTTCATCCGCTCGACAAACCGCTTTACCGGGTCGGCGGCCGCCAGGCAGAAGTGTATGGGGTCCCATACGAAGAGCCGCCCCCTCCCGACCGCGAGTTCGCGGAGGGAGACGCGCTAACCCTTGGCGGCATGATACTGTCAGTCATGCACACTCCGGGGCACGCACCCGGTCACGTGGTGATCCATGGACACGGTAGCGCAATCGTCGGCGACTGCCTGTTCGCCGGCTCGATCGGCCGCACCGATCTGCCGTTTGCCAACGCATCCCACCTCGAAACTTCGCTCCAGCGAATTGCGGCGCTGCCTGAGGAAACTGTAGTGCACCCAGGGCACGGCGAAGCGACGACAATCGGGATCGAGCGCATCAGCAACCCCTTCCTGAACGGGTCAGCACGAATCGTCCGGGCCCGGTAA
- a CDS encoding aspartate ammonia-lyase yields the protein MTDSTRTEKDPLGELEVPAAALYGIQTLRAVRNFPISGLRALTPFVDATIRIKRAAAITHKKTGRLEARLADAIVAAADEILAGQYRDQFVVDVYQAGAGTSHNMNANEVLANRANEILGGARGNYKPVHPNDHVNMAQSTNDVIPTAIRVACVTELPKLLAAYESLIVALEEKGREFDGVLKSGRTHLQDAMPIRLGQEFSAYAGSLRRCIRRVEEAAEYLRDLGIGGSAVGTGVTVEPEYPALMVSALREMTGVELREGDDRIQLMQSMGDAAAFSAQLKVLALDLSKIASDLRILASGPRTGFDEIRLPAVQPGSSIMPGKVNPSIPEMVNQVCFQVIGNDACVSASAEHGQLELNVMMPVIAHNVLMSMQILTSTATTLADRCVKGIEANAEQCSYWLERSAALATALAPQIGYARAAEISKQSVKENVLIRELVKRERVLPDAEIDKVLDLRKMTEIGVPGGKHGGGSAG from the coding sequence ATGACCGATTCAACGAGAACCGAGAAGGATCCGCTCGGCGAACTGGAAGTCCCTGCTGCGGCCCTTTACGGAATCCAGACCCTGCGGGCCGTTCGCAACTTTCCCATCAGCGGCCTCAGGGCGCTGACGCCTTTCGTCGATGCGACTATTCGCATCAAGCGGGCGGCGGCGATCACCCACAAAAAGACGGGTCGGCTCGAGGCACGGCTCGCGGATGCGATCGTTGCCGCCGCCGACGAGATTCTGGCGGGCCAGTACCGGGATCAGTTCGTTGTCGATGTGTACCAGGCAGGAGCCGGTACATCGCACAACATGAATGCCAACGAAGTTCTGGCGAACCGCGCCAACGAGATCCTCGGCGGCGCGCGGGGCAATTACAAGCCTGTGCACCCAAACGATCACGTCAACATGGCCCAGTCGACGAACGACGTGATTCCCACTGCTATCCGGGTTGCGTGCGTCACTGAGCTTCCAAAACTGCTTGCGGCGTACGAATCGCTGATTGTGGCGCTCGAGGAGAAAGGGCGGGAATTCGACGGTGTCCTCAAATCGGGTCGCACTCATTTGCAGGACGCGATGCCTATCCGGCTCGGTCAGGAGTTCTCCGCCTACGCGGGATCTCTTCGACGATGCATCCGGAGAGTCGAGGAAGCTGCTGAATACCTGCGCGACCTCGGCATCGGCGGCAGCGCAGTTGGCACTGGCGTCACCGTGGAGCCCGAATACCCGGCGTTGATGGTGAGCGCGCTCAGGGAGATGACTGGTGTCGAGCTGCGCGAAGGAGACGACCGCATTCAGCTCATGCAAAGCATGGGGGATGCAGCGGCATTCAGCGCTCAGCTCAAGGTGCTTGCGCTTGACCTGAGCAAAATCGCCAGCGATTTGCGAATTCTGGCGAGCGGTCCGCGAACCGGCTTCGACGAGATCAGGCTGCCCGCTGTGCAGCCGGGCTCATCAATCATGCCGGGCAAGGTCAATCCTTCGATTCCCGAGATGGTGAACCAGGTCTGTTTCCAGGTGATTGGCAATGACGCGTGCGTATCGGCATCGGCGGAGCATGGGCAGCTGGAGCTGAACGTGATGATGCCGGTAATCGCGCACAATGTGCTTATGTCAATGCAAATCCTGACTTCGACAGCTACGACCCTCGCTGACCGTTGCGTGAAGGGAATCGAGGCAAATGCGGAACAGTGCAGCTACTGGCTGGAGCGTTCGGCAGCGCTGGCGACTGCCCTCGCGCCGCAGATTGGATATGCAAGGGCTGCCGAGATCAGCAAGCAGTCGGTGAAAGAAAATGTTCTCATCCGCGAACTCGTCAAACGGGAGCGTGTCTTGCCTGATGCCGAAATCGACAAGGTGCTCGACCTGAGAAAGATGACCGAGATCGGCGTTCCGGGTGGAAAGCATGGAGGCGGGTCAGCAGGTTGA